A DNA window from Drosophila virilis strain 15010-1051.87 chromosome 4, Dvir_AGI_RSII-ME, whole genome shotgun sequence contains the following coding sequences:
- the ed gene encoding cell adhesion molecule DSCAM has protein sequence MRATPTTAAAAANATATTKQSSRKTSSNSTAQTYWKLFIIVLLTTLSGCCLVLADESIDTRENADLVLKCRFTEKYEANDFSFFWTRSISNPAQFDNVAIGEVQLSSGYRLDFQPERGIYDLQIKNVSYNRDNGRFECRIKAKGTGADVHQEFHNLTVLTAPHPPVISPGSIAVATEDKPMELTCSSIGGSPDPTITWYREGSNSPLPATVLRGGTKDQPTNATLSITPRREDDGAKYKCVVRNRAMNEGKRLEATTTLNVNYYARVEVGPENPLRVERDRTAKLECNVDAKPKVPNVRWTRNGSFISSSLVHTIHRVSVQDAGKYTCSADNGLGKAGEQELILDILYPPTVVIESKTREAEEGETVNIRCNVTANPSPVTIEWLKENAPEFRYNGDVLTLNSVRAEHAGNYICRAVNIMQSQGQERSERVGNSTVALLVRHRPGQAYITPNKPVVHVGNGVTLTCSANPPGWPVPQYRWFRDMDGEFSSRQKILAQGPQYSIPKAHLGNEGKYHCHAVNELGIGKMATIVLEIHQPPQFLAKLQQHMTRRVADNDYAVTCSAKGKPAPSIKWLKDGVEILPELNLYEVKTNPDQGPNGMVTVQSMLKFRGTARPGGNQLVPGDRGLYTCLYQNEVNSANSSMQLRIEHEPIVLHQYNKVAFDIRETAEVVCKVQAYPKPEFQWQFGNNPSPLTMSSDGHYEISTTTDNNDIYTSVLRINSLTHSDYGEYTCRVVNSLNTIRAPIRLQQKGPPEKPTNLRAVDVGHNYVTLSWDPGFDGGLSKTKFFVSYRRVAMPREEQLIPDCATLANANSDWVEVDCQRDIPCKVNSLDQHQSYAFKVKALNPKNGSPYSNEITTTTKVSRIPPPLQVTYEPSTRTLGIDVGATCLNLVAVVETMLHGDTPMAAWDLVDIVDNLQLSGNGPTHKEKIIERLIGPRRSGGGRALGHTINDDDEEHDAGLNNLALEQDDNSPVVRVKLCLRNNHEHCGDYTDAEIGRPYIAEASALATPTLIAIIVSCIVFTLFAGLLLMFCRCKRNQSKKSAAAKDYEMDSVRPSIVAAQQNQAPPPYYPASGLDNKALEHSMDLALNMEDQKTALYATQNGYSYHPGSGVVGVNVGGSVVGVGGGVGSIGGGGVVGVTGIPGLTGHTLPGNEWVNMGYMENNYSNSNNGGSVNSQDSLWQVKMSAAAVGNQQTLVQAPHNQYVEQQPTYGYDPLTHGGYGAVDDYAPYPHLTATPSQVGDEYHNLRNSQNPSRQDYCSDPYASVQKPKKRVDQHLDSPYHDVSGLPNPYNMEHMEQDEVLPPQQHMSLGYDDSFEGEYSTTPNARNRRVIREIIV, from the exons ACTCGACTTTCAACCGGAGCGAGGTATTTATGATCTGCAGATCAAGAATGTCTCCTATAATCGGGACAATGGACGCTTCGAGTGCCGCATCAAGGCCAAAGGCACCGGTGCCGATGTGCATCAGGAATTTCATAATCTCACCGTCCTAACGGCCCCACATCCGCCCGTCATATCGCCCGGCAGCATTGCCGTTGCTACCGAGGACAAACCCATGGAACTGACCTGCAGCAGCATTGGCGGCTCACCGGATCCTACCATAAC CTGGTACCGcgagggctcgaactcgccgCTGCCCGCCACTGTGCTGCGCGGTGGCACCAAGGATCAACCCACCAATGCCACGCTCTCGATTACACCACGTCGCGAAGACGATGGCGCCAAGTACAAGTGTGTGGTGCGCAATCGTGCCATGAACGAGGGTAAACGCCTGGAGGCCACAACCACATTGAATGTTAACT ACTATGCCCGCGTCGAGGTTGGACCAGAGAATCCGCTGCGCGTGGAACGTGACCGCACTGCCAAATTGGAGTGTAATGTGGACGCCAAGCCGAAGGTGCCGAATGTCCGCTGGACACGCAACGGCAGCTTCATTAGCTCCTCGCTGGTGCACACCATTCACAGGGTGAGCGTGCAGGATGCGGGCAAATATACGTGTAGTGCCGACAATGGTCTGGGCAAGGCCGGCGAGCAGGAGCTCATACTCGATATACTCTATCCGCCCACCGTTGTCATTGAATCAAAGACGCGCGAGGCCGAAGAGGGCGAAACCGTTAACATACGCTGCAATGTAACCGCCAATCCGTCGCCCGTCACCATCGAATGGTTAAAGGAGAATGCTCCAGAGTTTCGCTATAACGGCGATGTCTTGACCCTCAACTCGGTGCGCGCAGAGCACGCGGGCAATTACATTTGCCGCGCCGTCAACATTATGCAGAGTCAGGGCCAGGAACGCAGCGAACGCGTTGGCAACTCGACCGTGGCACTCCTCGTGCGTCATCGTCCCGGCCAGGCATACATAACGCCCAACAAGCCTGTGGTGCATGTGGGCAATGGTGTTACGCTAACCTGCTCGGCCAATCCGCCCGGCTGGCCGGTGCCACAGTATCGCTGGTTCCGCGACATGGATGGTGAGTTCTCTTCCCGGCAAAAGATTCTGGCACAGGGTCCACAATACTCCATACCGAAGGCGCATCTGGGCAACGAGGGCAAGTACCATTGTCATGCGGTCAACGAGCTGGGCATTGGCAAAATGGCCACCATTGTGCTGGAGATCCATCAGCCCCCGCAGTTCCTAgccaagctgcagcagcacatgACCCGTCGCGTGGCGGACAATGACTATGCGGTTACGTGCAGTGCCAAGGGTAAGCCGGCACCCAGTATTAAATGGCTTAAGGATGGCGTCGAAATACTGCCTGAACTGAATCTGTACGAGGTCAAAACGAATCCCGACCAGGGTCCCAACGGTATGGTCACCGTCCAGAGCATGCTCAAGTTCCGCGGAACGGCACGTCCCGGCGGCAATCAGCTGGTGCCCGGAGATCGTGGCCTTTACACGTGTCTCTATCAGAACGAGGTGAACTCGGCCAATTCGTCCATGCAGCTACGCATCGAACACGAGCCCATTGTGCTCCATCAGTACAACAAGGTGGCCTTTGATATACGGGAAACTGCCGAAGTGGTCTGCAAGGTCCAGGCCTATCCCAAGCCCGAGTTCCAGTGGCAATTCGGCAACAATCCCTCACCCCTGACGATGTCCTCCGATGGCCACTATGAGATAAGCACCACAACGGATAACAATGATATTTACACCTCGGTGTTGCGCATCAATTCGCTAACCCACTCCGATTACGGCGAGTACACGTGCCGTGTGGTCAACTCTCTGAACACTATACGTGCGCCCATAAGGCTGCAGCAGAAGGGTCCGCCGGAGAAGCCCACGAACTTGCGTGCCGTGGATGTGGGCCACAACTATGTAACACTCAGCTGGGATCCGGGCTTCGATGGTGGCTTGAGCAAGACCAAGTTCTTTGTGAGCTATCGACGTGTGGCCATGCCTCGGGAAGAGCAATTGATACCGGACTGCGCAACGCTTGCAAATGCCAATTCCGATTGGGTGGAGGTCGACTGCCAGCGGGATATACCCTGCAAGGTCAACTCGCTTGATCAGCATCAGAGCTATGCGTTCAAGGTAAAGGCGCTGAATCCCAAGAACGGCTCACCCTACTCCAATGAGATCACGACGACCACAAAAGTGAGCCGCATACCGCCACCCCTGCAGGTCACCTACGAGCCGAGCACACGCACCCTGGGCATCGATGTGGGCGCCACTTGCCTTAATCTTGTCGCTGTTGTCGAGACCATGCTGCACGGCGACACACCAATGGCCGCCTGGGATCTGGTGGATATTGTCGACAACCTTCAGTTGTCCGGCAATGGACCCACACACAAGGAAAAGATCATCGAACGGCTAATTGGGCCACGTCGCAGCGGCGGCGGACGGGCTCTGGGACACACCatcaacgacgacgacgaggaaCATGATGCGGGACTGAATAACTTAGCGCTGGAACAGGACGACAATAGTCCCGTGGTACGGGTGAAACTCTGCCTGCGCAATAATCACGAGCATTGCGGCGACTACACGGATGCTGAGA TTGGACGACCATATATCGCAGAGGCTAGCGccctggccacgcccacactgATTGCGATAATCGTGTCGTGCATTGTATTCACACTGTTCGCCGGCCTGCTGCTCATGTTCTGCCGCTGCAAGCGCAATCAGTCGAAGAAGAGCGCCGCCGCCAAGGACTACGAAATGGACTCGGTGCGGCCCTCGATTGTGGCTGCCCAACAAAATCAGGCACCGCCGCCCTACTACCCGGCCAGCGGTCTGGACAACAAGGCCCTCGAGCACTCGATGGATCTGGCCCTCAACATGGAGGACCAAAAGACAGCCCTCTATGCGACCCAAAATGGCTACAGCTATCATCCTGGCAGCGGTGTCGTCGGCGTCAATGTTGGTGGCAGTGTTGTCGGGGTTGGCGGCGGTGTTGGCAGCATcggtggcggcggcgttgTTGGTGTGACCGGCATACCCGGTTTGACAGGACACACGTTGCCAGGAAATGAAT GGGTCAACATGGGCTACATGGAGAACAATTATTCCAATTCGAATAATGGCGGCAGCGTCAACTCACAGGACTCGCTTTGGCAGGTAAAAATGTCCGCGGCTGCGGTTGGAAATCAACAGACACTCGTCCAGGCGCCACACAATCAATATGTGGAACAGCAGCCCACCTATGGTTACGATCCGCTCACGCATGGCGGCTATGGGGCTGTCGATGATTATGCACCGTATCCACATTTGACGGCCACGCCCAGCCAGGTGGGCGACGAATATCATAATTTGCGCAACAGTCAAAATCCGTCCCGGCAGGACTACTGCAGTGATCCCTATGCATCGGTACAGAAGCCCAAGAAACGTGTCGATCAACATTTAG ATTCACCATATCACGACGTAAGCGGCCTGCCGAACCCCTACAACATGGAGCACATGGAACAGGATGAGGTGCTGCCGCCTCAACAGCACATGTCCCTCGGCTACGATGACAGTTTCGAGGGCGAATACTCGACAACGCCCAATGCTCGAAATCGTCGTGTCATACGCGAAATTATTGTCTAA
- the LOC26530894 gene encoding uncharacterized protein: MNKYLTLVGILLLACWQAGSVLADSDSSSDSDSSDNSGHSHGRKHKHKYNNPAYPNYPPYAYPPYPYTPYTYNQQQPPYNPYAQPPPPPMNPQYPSPYPGNQQPYNQYAPPAPQYGPPAYPPAPQSAYPPAPQQPPPASSVINHSLKVNKEYQEDFSKNVENNRI, from the coding sequence atgaataaatacTTGACGCTAGTTGGCATCCTGCTGCTGGCTTGCTGGCAGGCCGGAAGTGTCCTGGCGGATAGCGACAGCAGCAGTGACAGTGATAGCAGTGATAATAGTGGACACAGTCACGGTCGAaagcataaacataaatacaataatcCAGCGTATCCAAACTATCCGCCCTACGCCTATCCGCCATATCCCTACACTCCCTACACAtacaatcagcagcagccgccataTAATCCGTAtgcgcagccgccgccgccgcccatgAATCCCCAGTACCCGAGTCCATATCCAGGCAATCAGCAGCCATATAACCAGTATGCACCACCAGCACCTCAATATGGACCACCTGCCTATCCCCCGGCACCACAATCGGCCTATCCCCCTGCACCGCAGCAGCCTCCGCCAGCTTCTAGTGTTATCAACCATTCGCTCAAAGTTAACAAAGAATATCAGGAGGATTTCAGCAAAAATGTCGAAAATAATCGAATTTAA